One region of Roseiconus lacunae genomic DNA includes:
- a CDS encoding zinc-binding metallopeptidase family protein, which yields MKTFRCVCGADLFFHSDQCVGCGRSVCRCGSCAMITAVDDQHRCMTCNASLVPCHNRTEHGVCNGSVLADSSSDEKPLCRYCDLNRVIPDLSIEGHLQKWRLVERAKHRVLYDIDRIGLPLVDDLEPALIFDFKSPEKQPVSTGHADGVITLDLNEADSVHRERTRVQFGEPHRTLVGHFRHELGHYFWQKCVLPNCIDAFRDQFGDERDPSYVDARDAYYQRGAPADWQQNFVSEYSTMHPWEDFAETFNAYLDMVAIARTFDHFQSDGDVDLTDFDALIVRYRRIGVMANELNRDIGLLDLVPEVFTPPVIEKMQFVHQLAQSNQARESASSVGC from the coding sequence ATGAAGACGTTTCGTTGCGTTTGTGGGGCGGATCTTTTTTTCCATAGTGACCAGTGCGTCGGATGTGGTCGTTCCGTTTGTCGATGTGGTTCGTGTGCGATGATCACCGCGGTTGACGATCAACACAGATGCATGACTTGCAACGCCTCGTTGGTGCCCTGTCATAACCGGACCGAACATGGGGTTTGCAATGGTTCGGTATTGGCAGATTCGTCCTCCGATGAAAAACCATTGTGCCGTTACTGTGACCTTAACCGAGTGATCCCCGACCTATCGATCGAAGGGCACCTTCAAAAATGGCGTTTGGTCGAACGGGCAAAGCACCGCGTCCTGTACGACATCGATCGCATCGGATTGCCATTGGTCGATGACCTTGAGCCTGCATTGATTTTTGATTTCAAGTCGCCGGAAAAGCAACCCGTTTCCACCGGGCATGCCGATGGCGTGATCACATTGGATCTTAATGAGGCAGACAGCGTGCACCGCGAGCGAACACGAGTGCAATTTGGCGAACCTCATCGAACACTTGTCGGACACTTCCGTCACGAACTGGGGCACTACTTTTGGCAAAAGTGTGTGTTACCAAATTGCATAGACGCGTTTCGTGACCAGTTCGGGGACGAACGTGATCCGAGCTACGTCGACGCACGCGATGCTTACTACCAACGTGGCGCACCGGCTGACTGGCAACAAAACTTTGTTAGTGAATACAGCACCATGCATCCGTGGGAAGATTTCGCCGAGACCTTCAACGCGTATCTCGACATGGTTGCCATCGCGCGAACGTTCGATCACTTTCAATCCGATGGCGATGTCGACTTAACCGACTTCGATGCGCTCATCGTTCGTTATCGACGGATTGGTGTGATGGCCAATGAACTCAACCGTGACATCGGTTTGCTCGACTTGGTGCCCGAGGTATTTACGCCACCGGTGATCGAAAAGATGCAGTTCGTTCACCAGCTCGCACAAAGCAACCAGGCTCGCGAGAGCGCGTCTTCGGTTGGTTGCTAA
- a CDS encoding two-component system sensor histidine kinase NtrB, whose product MFENDSPRSSKLWPWVIGALAVLSLIGLIVTSWIWADFGREQEIVSKITQHLPNSDLPDAKELAGELRLQSRLTALLILNLFVSAITLALFVRSYWVNMRQLRSVQVLATDILASLDQAVITVDCGGKILSVNPRGITLLGSQLQSADKTLAKLHPPYDALDELRRKVLATQEPIREHEAIFETGNQTLFLRTGCSLLHDHQDNQIGVVIHILDVTEKALIERRLRRMERYMGLGSLAAGLQHEIKNPLAALSLHVQLLAESLEERETDDSGEEESIQESLDVLRTEVRRVTNVLESFREFASVAELHRVDVDLVETVHTVVRLTDPQAAERGIKIRVLSSRAPVVVSIDQDRFGQVLLNLLLNAFTSMNQGGEVILEVVEQRDRTTIRIADQGCGIPKEFQDKVFDPYFTTRSDGTGMGLAISEKIVRQHGGRLEFESGSAGTTFSIVIPKDA is encoded by the coding sequence ATGTTTGAGAACGATTCTCCTCGCAGTTCGAAACTCTGGCCTTGGGTCATTGGTGCCCTCGCCGTGCTTAGCCTAATCGGGTTGATTGTGACCAGCTGGATTTGGGCCGACTTTGGACGCGAGCAAGAAATCGTCAGCAAGATCACTCAACATCTTCCCAACAGCGATCTACCCGATGCAAAAGAACTCGCCGGCGAGCTACGGCTACAGTCTCGGTTGACGGCGCTGCTGATTCTAAATTTGTTCGTATCGGCGATCACACTGGCGCTGTTTGTTCGATCTTACTGGGTCAACATGCGGCAGTTGCGCAGCGTGCAAGTGCTGGCAACGGACATCCTGGCGAGTCTCGATCAGGCGGTGATCACGGTCGATTGCGGCGGAAAGATTCTAAGTGTGAATCCACGGGGAATTACCCTGCTGGGTTCGCAATTGCAGTCGGCGGACAAAACGCTCGCGAAACTTCATCCGCCCTACGATGCCCTCGACGAACTTCGCCGCAAAGTGCTGGCAACCCAGGAACCGATTCGAGAACACGAAGCGATTTTTGAAACTGGCAATCAAACGCTTTTTCTACGAACCGGTTGCAGTTTATTGCACGATCATCAAGACAATCAGATCGGTGTGGTCATCCACATCTTGGATGTTACTGAAAAGGCGTTAATCGAGCGACGGTTACGTCGCATGGAACGGTACATGGGCCTTGGGTCGCTGGCGGCGGGGCTTCAGCACGAGATCAAGAATCCGCTCGCCGCGTTGTCATTGCATGTCCAGTTGCTCGCCGAGTCACTCGAAGAACGCGAAACGGACGACAGCGGTGAGGAGGAATCGATCCAGGAAAGCCTCGATGTATTGCGGACCGAAGTTCGCCGGGTGACCAATGTATTGGAGAGCTTTCGTGAATTCGCATCCGTTGCGGAACTCCATCGTGTCGACGTCGATCTTGTCGAGACGGTTCACACGGTGGTGCGATTGACCGATCCTCAGGCGGCAGAAAGAGGCATCAAGATCCGCGTCCTCTCTTCGCGTGCACCGGTGGTGGTTTCGATCGATCAAGACCGCTTTGGGCAAGTCCTCCTGAACCTACTGTTGAACGCGTTCACGTCAATGAATCAAGGTGGCGAGGTGATCTTGGAAGTGGTCGAGCAACGAGACCGAACGACGATCCGGATCGCTGATCAAGGCTGTGGGATTCCGAAAGAGTTTCAGGACAAAGTCTTTGACCCCTATTTCACGACGCGTAGTGACGGAACCGGGATGGGGCTGGCGATTTCCGAGAAGATTGTCCGCCAACATGGGGGGAGGTTGGAATTCGAATCCGGAAGTGCCGGTACAACCTTCAGTATCGTGATCCCGAAGGACGCTTGA
- a CDS encoding tetratricopeptide repeat protein, with protein MTTAAAEDGSKPAPRKKKKYVRAVGPKLRKLLYFIFILFALLFANSGYLGLITFLEWFTGKTYQDFYYQYMFLGHLFLGFILILPVIIFGVIHLWNSKDRRNRRAVRIGYALFVISLLLLITGILLVRIAGFDLRQPLARQTVYWLHVASPLLLVWLYWLHRLAGPRIKWKIGMRFAGVAGAAIASLVIMQLQDPREWNSIGPESGVKYFEPSLARTSTGDFIPADSLMNDEYCLKCHADIHKDWSDSVHRFSSFNNPPYFASVSETREVSLKRDGNVQASRWCAGCHDPVPFFSGAFDDPEFDMLDHKTAKAGITCTVCHAITHVNSVRGNADYTIEEPLHYPFASSDNPILQWVNNQLVKAKPTFHKKTFMKPFHKTAEFCSTCHKVHLPEALNKYKEFLRGQNHYDPYLFSGVSGHGARSFYYPPKAVDNCSKCHMPLVKSDDFGAQMFDDATELSVHNHLFPSANTGIAWLREREDIIKAHQDYLKDTMRVDIFGIREGGEIDGKLVAPLRPQVPELVPGEKYLLETVIRTLKLGHLFTQGTVDSNEVWLDVTVTSGDRVIGRSGAMNPDKANEVDPWSHFVNVFMLDKDGNRIDRRNPQNIFTPLYNHQIPPGAGQTVHYGITIPEDIDSPVTVELKLQYRKFDSQYMDFVAKQNERFGTIIRGHEPGKDYINEMPVTTLAVDSVTFPVKGIEQMVTNEDRDIPVWQRWNDYGIGLLLKGKAELRQAEEAFSEVEELGRYDGPMNLARVFNTEGRLDDAVDALKRADKFGDTEGFPRWTYAWLSGSIQSQQGYLDNAEQSLRSVLEDSNEEMRERGFDFSLDIEVINLLGRTLFDLGNVRDRQGREDESRAYFDKAIVRFKKTLEIDPENVTAHHNLQLLYEKIGDRENAAEHRRLHLRYKPDDNAKGRAVRLARQKYPAANHAAEDVVIYSLQREEALKETDESKAIETKTEASDVN; from the coding sequence ATGACTACCGCTGCCGCCGAAGACGGCTCTAAGCCCGCCCCAAGGAAAAAGAAAAAGTACGTTCGCGCCGTCGGGCCGAAGCTGCGCAAGCTGCTGTACTTCATTTTCATTCTGTTCGCTTTGTTATTCGCCAACTCTGGTTACCTAGGGTTGATCACGTTTCTCGAATGGTTCACCGGCAAGACCTATCAGGACTTTTACTATCAATACATGTTCCTGGGGCATTTGTTCCTTGGATTCATCTTGATCTTGCCGGTGATCATTTTTGGCGTCATCCACCTTTGGAACTCGAAAGACCGGCGGAACCGACGCGCGGTACGCATTGGCTACGCGCTGTTCGTGATCAGTCTGCTGTTGCTGATCACCGGGATTTTATTGGTTCGGATTGCGGGGTTTGATCTCCGGCAACCGTTGGCGCGTCAAACGGTGTACTGGTTGCACGTTGCCTCACCGCTGCTATTGGTCTGGCTATATTGGCTTCATCGTTTGGCCGGTCCGCGAATCAAATGGAAGATCGGGATGCGTTTTGCCGGGGTGGCCGGTGCGGCGATCGCCTCGTTGGTGATCATGCAACTACAAGATCCGCGTGAATGGAATTCGATCGGTCCGGAATCGGGCGTGAAGTATTTCGAGCCCTCACTTGCCAGGACTTCGACTGGTGACTTCATCCCGGCAGACTCATTGATGAATGACGAGTACTGTCTGAAGTGCCATGCGGATATTCACAAGGATTGGAGCGACAGCGTTCACCGCTTTAGTTCCTTTAACAATCCGCCGTACTTTGCCAGTGTTAGTGAAACTCGCGAAGTCTCATTGAAACGTGACGGCAATGTCCAGGCATCGCGTTGGTGTGCAGGCTGTCATGACCCGGTGCCGTTCTTTTCCGGTGCGTTCGACGACCCGGAATTTGACATGCTCGATCACAAGACCGCCAAGGCGGGCATCACCTGTACGGTCTGTCATGCGATTACCCACGTCAACAGCGTCCGTGGGAATGCGGACTACACCATCGAAGAACCGTTGCACTATCCGTTTGCCAGTAGTGACAACCCGATCCTTCAGTGGGTCAACAACCAACTCGTCAAAGCAAAACCAACGTTTCATAAAAAGACGTTCATGAAACCGTTTCACAAAACGGCTGAATTTTGTTCGACGTGCCACAAAGTCCATTTGCCCGAAGCGCTCAACAAGTACAAAGAATTTCTACGCGGGCAGAACCATTATGATCCGTATCTATTCAGTGGAGTCTCTGGTCACGGGGCACGTAGTTTCTATTATCCCCCCAAAGCCGTCGACAATTGCAGCAAGTGTCACATGCCACTGGTCAAGTCGGACGACTTCGGGGCACAGATGTTTGACGATGCGACCGAGTTAAGCGTTCACAATCACCTGTTCCCGAGTGCGAACACGGGGATCGCTTGGCTGCGAGAGCGGGAGGACATTATCAAGGCTCACCAAGACTATTTGAAAGACACCATGCGTGTCGATATTTTCGGGATCCGGGAAGGCGGCGAAATCGATGGCAAGCTTGTCGCGCCGCTTCGCCCTCAGGTGCCGGAGTTGGTACCGGGCGAAAAGTACTTGCTGGAAACGGTGATTCGGACGTTGAAACTCGGCCACCTATTCACACAAGGCACCGTTGATTCGAATGAGGTCTGGCTCGATGTCACCGTGACTAGCGGAGACCGGGTGATCGGACGCAGCGGTGCGATGAATCCTGACAAGGCGAACGAGGTCGATCCTTGGTCACACTTTGTCAACGTATTCATGCTGGACAAAGATGGGAATCGGATCGATCGACGGAATCCGCAAAACATCTTCACCCCGCTGTACAACCACCAAATCCCACCGGGGGCCGGCCAGACGGTGCACTATGGGATCACGATTCCCGAAGACATCGACAGTCCGGTCACCGTCGAGTTAAAGCTGCAGTACCGAAAGTTTGATTCGCAGTACATGGATTTTGTCGCCAAGCAAAACGAACGTTTCGGAACCATCATTCGTGGCCACGAACCCGGCAAGGACTATATCAATGAGATGCCAGTCACGACGCTGGCTGTCGATTCGGTGACGTTCCCTGTCAAAGGCATCGAACAAATGGTTACCAATGAGGATCGTGACATCCCCGTTTGGCAACGTTGGAATGACTATGGGATTGGGTTGCTGCTCAAAGGCAAAGCCGAACTTCGACAAGCGGAAGAAGCGTTTAGCGAAGTCGAAGAACTTGGACGTTACGACGGGCCGATGAACTTAGCACGCGTATTCAATACCGAAGGTCGTCTCGATGATGCGGTCGATGCGCTCAAGCGAGCTGACAAATTTGGCGATACCGAAGGTTTTCCACGGTGGACGTACGCTTGGCTTTCCGGTTCGATCCAATCTCAGCAAGGCTACCTCGACAATGCCGAGCAAAGTTTGCGTAGCGTACTCGAAGACAGTAATGAAGAAATGCGAGAACGCGGCTTCGATTTCAGTTTGGATATCGAGGTGATCAATCTACTCGGTCGAACTCTGTTCGATTTAGGCAACGTTCGAGATCGTCAAGGGCGCGAGGACGAGAGTCGAGCTTACTTTGACAAAGCGATTGTTCGCTTCAAGAAGACACTGGAAATCGACCCCGAGAATGTGACCGCACATCACAACTTGCAATTGTTGTATGAAAAGATCGGCGACCGCGAGAATGCTGCCGAACATCGACGTTTGCACTTGCGTTACAAACCTGACGACAACGCAAAAGGGCGCGCGGTCCGATTGGCACGGCAAAAGTACCCCGCCGCCAATCATGCCGCCGAAGACGTCGTCATTTACTCGCTGCAGCGAGAAGAAGCCTTGAAGGAGACCGATGAGTCGAAAGCGATCGAAACGAAAACGGAGGCATCCGATGTCAACTAA
- a CDS encoding CRTAC1 family protein — MSTKKQPESDHLSIDEESRDDAVIGKAFRVSFAVIAALVIVGGTVFALSRRRPPPPPVKETELAEVKTRERPTVQMPRTPFSDITANVGIDFVHNNGATGAKLLPETMGGGVAAFDYDNDGDQDLLFVNSSDWPWDETSDRQATSALFRNDGGSFTNVSADAGLDLSDYAMGVAVGDFDNDSWVDVFITSLGKNHLYRNLGNGSFEEITESAGVAGDEDRWSSSAGWFDYDNDGDLDLFVCNYLEWSREYDQSQNFQLIGGGRAYGRPQNFQGTFPYLYRNEGDGKFTDVSESAGIQIRNPATGVPLSKSLGLAFCDFNQDGALDVVIANDTVQNLLLQNDGKGSFTDIGALSGIAFDSSGNARGAMGIDIASFRGPKALAVAIGNFSNEMTALYVAKTGTMQFYDEAVSTGLGPTTRLLLTFGLFYFDYDLDGRSDLFCANGHLEEDINRVQPSQHYEQPPQLFWNAGPQSDTEFVAVGAELVGKDLLKPMVGRGTAYADFDNDGDLDIVVTASGRKPRLLRNDQQIDHHWLRIKLVGDGVECNRDAIGSWVELNVGNRTLRQQVMPTRSYLSQVELPVTFGLGAATSVDQVTIVWADGYRQTIDDLEVDKAHTIERQ, encoded by the coding sequence ATGTCAACTAAAAAACAACCCGAATCGGATCATCTCTCGATCGACGAAGAGTCGCGTGACGACGCCGTGATCGGCAAGGCGTTTCGTGTTTCCTTCGCGGTAATCGCGGCGCTGGTCATTGTCGGTGGAACCGTGTTCGCCCTTTCGCGGCGGCGACCACCCCCGCCGCCGGTCAAAGAGACCGAGCTTGCCGAAGTCAAAACGCGTGAGCGACCGACCGTTCAGATGCCTCGAACTCCATTTTCCGATATCACCGCAAACGTCGGTATCGATTTTGTTCACAACAACGGTGCCACCGGAGCCAAATTATTGCCCGAAACGATGGGGGGTGGGGTAGCCGCATTTGACTACGACAACGACGGCGACCAAGACTTGCTATTTGTAAATTCCAGCGATTGGCCTTGGGACGAAACCAGCGACCGTCAAGCGACGTCGGCACTGTTCCGCAACGACGGCGGTTCGTTCACGAATGTCTCTGCGGACGCAGGACTTGATCTAAGCGATTACGCAATGGGCGTCGCGGTCGGCGATTTTGATAATGACTCTTGGGTCGACGTCTTCATCACCAGCCTCGGCAAGAACCATCTTTATCGCAACCTTGGGAACGGCAGTTTCGAAGAGATCACCGAATCAGCCGGTGTCGCCGGAGATGAGGATCGTTGGAGTAGCAGTGCCGGCTGGTTCGACTACGACAACGATGGTGACTTAGACCTGTTCGTTTGCAACTATTTGGAATGGAGTCGCGAATACGACCAATCGCAGAATTTTCAGTTGATCGGGGGTGGGCGAGCGTATGGTCGCCCACAGAATTTCCAAGGTACCTTTCCCTACTTGTATCGCAATGAAGGTGACGGGAAGTTCACCGACGTTTCGGAGAGTGCAGGTATCCAGATCCGCAACCCGGCGACCGGGGTGCCGCTGTCAAAGTCACTCGGGTTGGCGTTCTGCGATTTCAATCAAGACGGCGCGCTCGATGTGGTCATTGCGAACGACACCGTTCAAAACCTTCTGCTGCAAAACGACGGCAAAGGCAGTTTTACCGACATCGGGGCACTAAGTGGCATCGCGTTCGATTCCAGCGGGAACGCGCGTGGTGCGATGGGAATTGACATCGCTTCGTTCCGTGGCCCCAAGGCTCTCGCGGTTGCGATCGGAAACTTTTCTAATGAGATGACCGCCCTGTATGTTGCCAAAACCGGCACGATGCAGTTTTACGACGAAGCCGTCAGTACGGGATTGGGGCCGACGACTCGGCTGTTGCTTACTTTTGGTCTTTTCTACTTTGATTACGACCTTGACGGCCGGTCGGATTTGTTTTGTGCCAACGGTCACCTGGAAGAGGACATCAATCGGGTGCAACCGAGCCAACACTATGAACAACCGCCGCAATTGTTCTGGAATGCCGGACCACAATCGGACACCGAATTTGTCGCGGTCGGTGCGGAATTGGTCGGCAAAGACCTACTCAAACCGATGGTCGGCCGGGGAACGGCGTATGCAGATTTCGACAACGATGGTGACTTAGACATCGTCGTGACCGCAAGTGGCCGAAAACCGCGTTTGCTTCGCAACGATCAGCAGATCGATCATCATTGGTTGCGAATCAAACTGGTTGGCGATGGTGTCGAATGCAATCGCGATGCGATCGGGTCTTGGGTCGAACTCAACGTCGGCAATCGAACACTTCGCCAGCAAGTGATGCCGACGCGAAGTTACTTATCCCAAGTCGAACTGCCGGTCACCTTTGGCCTCGGGGCGGCGACTTCGGTCGATCAAGTCACCATCGTTTGGGCCGACGGCTATCGCCAAACGATCGACGACCTCGAAGTCGACAAAGCCCATACGATCGAGCGTCAATAG
- a CDS encoding hsp70 family protein yields MPASPDRSNDTQQDHQDPDSVKSRYVVGIDLGTTNCAFCFVDTDQSDWQVETFTIPQWVDLGQIERRETLPSFHYQLTASESSALDSGLPWSSEQRQSKKSTPGCVGVLAREAGARHPGRRISSAKSWLSHDGVDRSADFLPWHGDPDVQRMSPLEASAEYLKHLRHAWDHDHPDDPLKDQDIVITLPASFDEVARELTIQAAKLAGLRRVYLIEEPQAAFYAWIDRHRNEWADMVRPGQLILVCDIGGGTTDLTLIRVQPAGESADQVQFHRVAVGRHLILGGDNMDLAVAKLAEQTFTKQNPETTLSSTQWDRMVQSARAVKETMLAQQRPKSMTLSVAAEGAKLLAGAIQVELTREEVDAVLLDGFFPNAKLADRPLAGQSGFQEFGLPYASDPAITKHLAEFLSEHRRSGLDDDDQESADRPDLVLFNGGVMSAGAIQTRIVDLLQHWFATDADDLDQWRPTVLASPRLDLAVAHGAAYYAMVRRGEGVRIAANLGRSYYMQVSDHPPKALCLIPGNAEAGQQFRADDHPLQLQIGQPVQFPLWVSSTRLADRAGELIPIDESEMTALPPICTALVRGRSRVDSLLEVFIESELSEIGTVGMYCVDADQSGRGKRWKLEFDIRSTLETDRQSHSGEGEIAGVIDVETVEACTQAIKDTFGNNPTIKPREIIKQLESIIGTGRDHWPPTLIRELWQFLLDHDDGRRQSPAHEARWLNMSGFCLRPGYGVAVDDWRVQSTWKKLHGKLAFPASQSRTESMILWRRIAGGLTAGQQEQLAAPMLANLRSKSRRIEPHEANEFWRLIASLERLKVAEKVELGDIALVELGKKKNERLRSGLLWAIGRIGSRQPAYGPLNSTVPTAKAENWITRLIEMDLAENEVPLTLAQVGRFTGDRYRDLSAESREAAADYLVSRESDPHFVTLLRQGGQLGREEQSAVFGDSLPLGIRLGKV; encoded by the coding sequence ATGCCAGCGTCTCCCGATCGATCTAACGACACGCAACAGGACCACCAAGATCCCGATTCAGTAAAATCGCGATACGTCGTCGGGATCGATCTAGGCACTACAAATTGTGCGTTCTGTTTTGTTGATACCGACCAGTCCGATTGGCAGGTCGAAACGTTTACGATCCCTCAATGGGTCGACTTAGGTCAAATCGAACGACGCGAAACGCTGCCTTCGTTTCACTACCAACTGACGGCATCGGAATCGTCGGCGCTCGATTCGGGACTGCCGTGGTCGAGCGAGCAGCGTCAGTCAAAAAAATCGACTCCCGGTTGTGTGGGTGTCCTCGCTCGTGAAGCCGGGGCGCGTCATCCGGGACGCCGCATCAGTTCGGCGAAGAGTTGGCTTTCGCATGACGGTGTCGATCGTAGTGCCGACTTTCTTCCCTGGCATGGCGATCCCGACGTACAACGCATGTCGCCCCTGGAAGCTTCGGCGGAGTACCTAAAACACTTGCGTCATGCCTGGGACCACGACCATCCCGATGATCCGCTTAAGGACCAGGATATCGTGATCACGCTACCGGCATCGTTTGACGAAGTCGCGCGTGAACTGACGATTCAAGCGGCCAAGCTCGCCGGTTTGCGACGCGTCTATTTGATCGAAGAACCGCAAGCAGCCTTCTATGCCTGGATCGATCGGCATCGAAACGAATGGGCGGACATGGTTCGTCCCGGTCAGTTGATCTTGGTTTGCGATATCGGTGGCGGGACGACAGACTTGACGTTGATCCGAGTCCAGCCAGCGGGTGAATCCGCCGACCAAGTTCAGTTTCACCGGGTCGCCGTCGGTCGACACCTAATTCTTGGTGGAGACAACATGGACTTGGCGGTCGCCAAGTTAGCCGAGCAAACGTTTACCAAACAGAACCCCGAAACGACGCTCTCGTCGACGCAGTGGGACCGAATGGTCCAATCGGCCCGGGCGGTCAAAGAAACGATGTTGGCTCAACAACGTCCCAAGTCGATGACACTGAGTGTTGCCGCCGAAGGCGCGAAGTTGCTTGCCGGAGCCATCCAAGTTGAATTGACTCGCGAAGAAGTCGATGCCGTCCTGCTGGATGGTTTCTTTCCGAATGCCAAGCTAGCCGATCGACCGCTCGCCGGACAAAGCGGGTTTCAAGAATTTGGGTTACCGTACGCATCCGACCCGGCGATTACAAAGCACCTCGCAGAATTCTTATCCGAGCACCGCCGCAGTGGTTTGGACGACGACGATCAAGAATCCGCCGATCGCCCGGATTTAGTGCTCTTTAACGGTGGCGTGATGAGTGCCGGTGCGATCCAAACGCGCATCGTCGATTTGCTGCAACATTGGTTTGCGACCGATGCTGACGATCTTGACCAGTGGCGTCCGACCGTGTTGGCATCACCTCGATTGGATTTGGCTGTCGCCCACGGTGCCGCTTACTATGCGATGGTGCGACGCGGCGAAGGTGTCCGCATCGCCGCAAACCTGGGGCGGTCCTACTACATGCAAGTCAGTGATCATCCGCCCAAAGCCCTGTGTTTAATTCCCGGTAATGCCGAGGCGGGCCAACAATTTCGTGCCGACGATCATCCGCTGCAACTACAAATCGGTCAGCCGGTACAGTTTCCCCTGTGGGTCAGTAGCACTCGCCTGGCCGATCGAGCCGGTGAGTTGATCCCAATCGATGAATCGGAAATGACTGCGTTGCCACCGATCTGCACCGCGCTGGTTCGGGGACGAAGTCGTGTTGACTCGCTGTTGGAGGTCTTCATCGAATCGGAACTAAGCGAAATTGGCACGGTCGGTATGTACTGTGTCGACGCCGATCAATCCGGACGCGGCAAACGATGGAAGTTGGAGTTTGATATTCGCAGTACCTTAGAGACCGATCGCCAAAGTCATTCCGGCGAGGGCGAAATCGCCGGTGTCATCGATGTCGAAACCGTCGAGGCCTGCACCCAAGCGATTAAAGATACCTTCGGAAACAACCCGACCATTAAGCCACGCGAGATCATCAAACAGCTCGAATCGATCATCGGCACCGGACGTGACCATTGGCCACCGACATTGATTCGCGAGCTTTGGCAATTCCTGCTCGACCATGACGACGGTCGACGACAATCCCCCGCTCACGAAGCCCGTTGGTTGAACATGAGCGGATTTTGCTTACGTCCTGGCTATGGCGTCGCCGTCGATGATTGGCGAGTCCAATCGACATGGAAAAAACTGCATGGCAAGCTGGCCTTCCCGGCTTCACAATCACGAACGGAATCGATGATCCTGTGGCGGCGGATCGCCGGTGGGCTGACCGCCGGACAACAAGAACAACTGGCGGCGCCGATGCTAGCGAACCTGCGTAGCAAATCACGCCGAATCGAACCACACGAAGCCAACGAATTTTGGCGTTTAATCGCTTCACTGGAACGGCTTAAAGTGGCCGAAAAAGTCGAACTTGGCGATATCGCCCTCGTCGAATTGGGCAAGAAAAAGAACGAACGATTGCGATCGGGGTTGCTTTGGGCGATCGGTCGAATCGGTTCACGGCAGCCAGCCTACGGGCCGCTTAATTCGACCGTTCCGACCGCGAAGGCCGAAAACTGGATCACTCGCCTGATCGAGATGGACCTCGCGGAAAACGAAGTGCCTCTCACGCTCGCCCAAGTGGGGCGGTTCACCGGTGACCGCTACCGAGACCTGTCAGCCGAATCGCGTGAAGCGGCGGCCGACTATCTGGTCTCGCGCGAAAGCGATCCGCACTTCGTCACGCTCCTTCGTCAAGGAGGTCAACTCGGACGCGAAGAGCAATCCGCAGTGTTTGGTGATTCGCTGCCGCTGGGCATTCGACTTGGTAAGGTCTAA